A part of Myxococcus landrumus genomic DNA contains:
- the pilB gene encoding type IV-A pilus assembly ATPase PilB, producing MSGRLGELLVRENLISVQQLRKAQEEQQKSGTRIGTALIKTGAIEESKLTDFLSKQYGVPAINLKDFDIDPDIIKLVPKEVAEKHLVIPVNRAGPSLIVAMCDPSNIFAVDDLKFLTGYNIETVVASEVSIREAIERYYAEKGPSMEDIVGDVADDIELAKEETENIDEMAKAADDAPVVKLVNLILMDAIKKRASDIHIEPYERDFRVRFRIDGVMYEVMRPPMKLRNAITSRLKIMASLDISERRLPQDGRIKIKIGGGKEMDFRVSVCPTLFGEKVVMRLLDKSNLQLDMTKLGFDPEPLAWFKEAIDRPYGMVLVTGPTGSGKTTTLYSALSSLNDVGTNICTAEDPVEFNFAGINQVQMHDDIGLNFAAALRSFLRQDPDIIMIGEIRDFETAEIGVKAALTGHLVLSTLHTNDAPGTVSRLLNMGIEPFLVTASLNLILAQRLARRLCPACKKPAEHVDEQALIDAGVPPDKIGTFTLYEKVGCRDCNDRGYRGRVAIYEVMPFWDGLKELVINGASAAELKQEAIRLGMSSLRMSGLKKVMDGATTLEEVVGNTAPDRF from the coding sequence ATGTCCGGTCGATTGGGTGAACTGCTGGTCCGCGAGAACCTCATCTCCGTCCAGCAACTGCGCAAGGCCCAGGAAGAGCAGCAGAAGAGCGGCACGCGCATCGGCACCGCGCTCATCAAGACGGGCGCCATCGAGGAGTCGAAGCTCACCGACTTCCTCTCCAAGCAGTACGGCGTGCCGGCCATCAACCTCAAAGACTTCGACATCGACCCGGACATCATCAAGCTCGTGCCCAAGGAAGTGGCCGAGAAGCACCTGGTGATTCCCGTCAACCGCGCGGGCCCGTCGCTGATTGTCGCGATGTGCGACCCGTCCAACATCTTCGCGGTGGACGACCTGAAGTTCCTCACCGGCTACAACATCGAGACGGTGGTGGCGTCGGAGGTCTCCATCCGCGAGGCCATCGAGCGGTACTACGCGGAGAAGGGCCCCTCGATGGAGGACATCGTCGGCGACGTGGCCGACGACATCGAGCTGGCGAAGGAGGAGACGGAGAACATCGATGAGATGGCCAAGGCCGCGGACGACGCGCCCGTGGTCAAGCTCGTGAATCTCATCCTCATGGACGCCATCAAGAAGCGCGCGTCCGACATCCACATCGAGCCGTACGAGCGCGACTTCCGCGTCCGCTTCCGCATCGACGGCGTGATGTACGAGGTGATGCGTCCGCCCATGAAGCTTCGCAACGCGATTACGTCGCGTTTGAAGATCATGGCCTCGCTCGACATCTCCGAGCGCCGCCTGCCGCAGGACGGCCGCATCAAGATCAAGATTGGCGGCGGCAAGGAGATGGACTTCCGCGTGAGCGTGTGTCCCACGCTCTTCGGCGAGAAGGTCGTCATGCGGTTGCTCGACAAGAGCAACCTCCAGCTCGACATGACGAAGCTGGGCTTCGACCCGGAGCCCCTGGCCTGGTTCAAGGAGGCCATCGACCGGCCGTACGGCATGGTGCTGGTGACGGGCCCCACGGGCTCCGGCAAGACGACGACGCTGTACTCGGCGCTCTCCAGCCTCAACGACGTGGGCACCAACATCTGCACCGCCGAGGACCCGGTCGAATTCAACTTCGCCGGCATCAACCAGGTGCAGATGCATGACGACATCGGCCTGAACTTCGCCGCCGCCCTGCGCAGCTTCCTGCGCCAGGACCCGGACATCATCATGATTGGTGAGATCCGCGACTTCGAGACGGCGGAAATCGGCGTGAAGGCCGCGCTCACCGGCCACCTGGTGCTCTCCACGCTGCACACCAACGACGCCCCGGGCACGGTGAGCCGTCTGCTCAACATGGGCATCGAGCCGTTCCTCGTGACGGCCTCGCTCAACCTCATCCTCGCCCAGCGTCTGGCGCGCCGGCTGTGCCCCGCGTGCAAGAAGCCCGCGGAGCACGTGGACGAGCAGGCCCTCATCGACGCCGGCGTGCCTCCGGACAAGATTGGCACCTTCACGCTGTACGAGAAGGTTGGCTGCCGCGACTGCAACGACCGCGGCTACCGGGGCCGCGTGGCCATCTACGAGGTCATGCCCTTCTGGGATGGCCTCAAGGAGCTGGTCATCAACGGCGCGTCCGCCGCCGAGCTCAAGCAGGAGGCCATCCGCCTGGGCATGAGCAGCCTGCGCATGAGCGGTCTCAAGAAGGTGATGGACGGCGCCACCACCCTGGAAGAGGTGGTCGGCAACACCGCCCCGGACCGCTTCTAG
- a CDS encoding type IV pilus twitching motility protein PilT, protein MANLHQLLKAMVEKGASDLHVTTGSPPQLRVDGELVPLKTAPLTPVETKQLCYSILTDAQKHKFEEDNELDLSFGVKGLSRFRANIFMQRGAVAGAFRTIPFKILTFQELGLPPVVAELVKKPRGLILVTGPTGSGKSTTLASMIDKINTERHEHIMTIEDPIEYLHPHKNCLVNQREVGADTRNFKTALKYILRQDPDVVLVGELRDLETIEAALTIAETGHICYATLHTNSAVQTINRVLDVFPPYQQPQVRAQLSFVLEGVMSQSLVAKAGAPGRVLALEVMVPNPAIRNLIREDKVHQIYSSMQVGQAKFGMQTFNQALAALLLRRVISQDEAFGRSSDPDELRNILATGGGMPVGQRAPGGPAGR, encoded by the coding sequence GTGGCCAACCTGCACCAGCTCCTCAAGGCGATGGTCGAGAAGGGCGCTTCCGACCTCCACGTCACCACCGGCTCTCCGCCCCAGCTGCGCGTGGACGGCGAGCTCGTCCCCTTGAAGACGGCGCCGCTGACGCCCGTTGAGACCAAGCAGCTCTGCTACTCCATCCTCACGGACGCCCAGAAGCACAAGTTCGAGGAGGACAACGAGCTGGACCTGTCCTTCGGCGTGAAGGGCCTGTCGCGCTTCCGCGCCAACATCTTCATGCAGCGTGGCGCGGTGGCCGGGGCCTTCCGCACCATTCCCTTCAAGATCCTGACCTTCCAGGAGCTGGGCCTGCCGCCCGTGGTCGCCGAGCTGGTGAAGAAGCCGCGCGGCCTCATCCTGGTGACGGGCCCCACGGGCTCGGGCAAGTCCACCACGCTGGCCTCGATGATCGACAAGATCAACACCGAGCGTCATGAGCACATCATGACCATCGAGGACCCCATCGAGTACCTGCACCCACACAAGAACTGCCTGGTGAACCAGCGCGAGGTGGGAGCGGACACTCGAAACTTCAAGACGGCCCTCAAGTACATCCTCCGCCAGGACCCGGACGTGGTGCTGGTCGGTGAGCTCCGAGACCTGGAGACCATCGAAGCGGCGCTCACCATCGCGGAGACGGGCCATATCTGCTACGCGACCCTGCACACCAACAGCGCGGTGCAGACCATCAACCGCGTGCTGGACGTGTTCCCGCCGTACCAGCAGCCCCAGGTGCGCGCCCAGCTCTCCTTCGTGCTGGAGGGCGTGATGAGCCAGTCGCTGGTGGCCAAGGCGGGCGCTCCGGGCCGCGTGCTGGCCCTGGAGGTCATGGTGCCCAACCCCGCCATCCGGAACCTCATCCGCGAGGACAAGGTCCACCAGATCTACTCCTCCATGCAGGTGGGTCAGGCGAAGTTCGGCATGCAGACGTTCAACCAGGCGCTGGCCGCGCTGCTCCTGCGGCGGGTCATCTCCCAGGACGAGGCCTTCGGACGCTCCAGCGACCCGGACGAGCTGCGCAACATCCTGGCGACTGGAGGTGGAATGCCGGTCGGACAGAGGGCTCCGGGCGGGCCGGCGGGTCGTTAG
- a CDS encoding type II secretion system F family protein, whose protein sequence is MAAPAVQKATASKKNTSQFLWEAKTKAGETKKGEMEASDLEAVNARLKSLGLNPVKVRKKSALDGEITLPGMGGVTGKDILVFTRQFATMIDAGLPLVQCLDILASQMDNPAFKKVVMAIKGRVEQGSTFADALKEHPKVFDELYTQLCAAGEVGGILDTILNRLAAYREKAEKLKRKVKGAMTYPAIVILVAIGVTALLLLKVTPVFAAMFADFGSALPAPTQFVVDLSQWAQDYWLYVFGSVAAIVISFSWSYKQPKGRKFWDKVFLKAPLFGPVLRKVAVARFTRTLGTMISSGVPILDALEVTAKTAGNRTVEEAIYYVRGKISEGKNIAGPLQETKVFPSMVVQMIGVGEATGAMDTMLNKIADFYDDEVDTAVSALTAMIEPLLMVFLGGVVGGFLIAMYLPIFSIAGAIK, encoded by the coding sequence ATGGCAGCACCAGCAGTCCAAAAGGCAACAGCTTCCAAGAAGAACACGTCCCAGTTCCTCTGGGAGGCGAAGACCAAGGCCGGTGAGACGAAGAAGGGCGAGATGGAGGCCTCCGACCTGGAGGCCGTCAACGCCCGTCTCAAGTCCTTGGGGCTCAACCCCGTCAAGGTCCGCAAGAAGAGCGCGCTGGATGGCGAAATCACCCTGCCCGGCATGGGCGGGGTGACGGGCAAGGACATCCTCGTCTTCACCCGTCAGTTCGCGACGATGATCGACGCCGGCCTTCCGCTGGTGCAGTGCCTCGACATCCTCGCCAGCCAGATGGACAATCCCGCCTTCAAGAAGGTGGTGATGGCCATCAAGGGCCGGGTGGAGCAGGGCAGCACCTTCGCGGATGCGCTGAAGGAGCACCCCAAGGTCTTCGACGAGCTCTACACCCAGCTGTGCGCGGCCGGCGAGGTGGGCGGTATCCTCGACACCATCCTCAACCGTCTGGCGGCCTACCGGGAGAAGGCGGAGAAGCTCAAGCGCAAGGTGAAGGGCGCGATGACCTATCCGGCCATCGTCATCCTGGTCGCCATCGGCGTGACGGCGCTCCTGCTCTTGAAGGTGACGCCCGTGTTCGCGGCGATGTTCGCGGACTTCGGCTCGGCGCTGCCGGCCCCCACCCAGTTCGTGGTGGACCTGTCGCAGTGGGCGCAGGACTACTGGCTGTACGTCTTCGGCTCTGTCGCCGCCATCGTCATCTCCTTCTCCTGGAGCTACAAGCAGCCCAAGGGCCGCAAGTTCTGGGACAAGGTGTTCCTCAAGGCGCCGCTGTTCGGACCGGTGCTGCGCAAGGTCGCGGTGGCGCGCTTCACGCGCACGCTGGGCACAATGATTTCCTCTGGCGTGCCCATCCTCGACGCGCTGGAAGTGACGGCGAAGACGGCCGGTAACCGCACGGTGGAAGAGGCCATCTACTACGTGCGCGGCAAGATTTCCGAAGGCAAGAACATCGCCGGTCCGCTGCAGGAGACCAAGGTGTTCCCGTCCATGGTGGTGCAGATGATTGGTGTCGGCGAGGCCACGGGCGCCATGGACACCATGCTCAACAAGATCGCCGACTTCTACGACGACGAGGTGGACACCGCCGTCAGCGCGTTGACGGCGATGATCGAGCCTCTGTTGATGGTGTTCCTCGGTGGCGTGGTCGGTGGCTTCCTCATCGCCATGTACCTGCCCATCTTCTCCATTGCCGGCGCGATCAAGTAG
- a CDS encoding two-component system sensor histidine kinase NtrB: MRADAAERLRVRLVWLVLFRTVAASLSLVITVGRLLLQPFEEPSQADSLSLGVIIAAYVSTVVVGIRLRRGKAGRLDAWVQVVGDVVIATGLVYLSGGADSPLTFLYSLAVIGAAVVLDGRGALWVAASGAVAFSGLVVVLRLSSDAPLGPVLSSRGLFVLGSNLLALALIAVLAGYLARQLSATGGALSAREEDLRRLGGLQQQILSSMPSGLITCDAQRRVTYVNTAARAILHVEDGRHAGQPLETLLPGVSVLAPRSSRGELVVSTNHGQRRILGLSVTPLEGEPGALLIVFQDLTELRRMEEDLKRSDRLASLGALSAQLAHELRNPLAAMRGSAQLLAQERATDVVSLKLTNILVRESDRLARLVDDFLRFARPPEPMRREVHLDALLTETVDMLRADPLARDVRVEVSAQERLMAAVDPDQLRQVLINLVRNGFQAAGPKGEVRVGLARGEKEAQIRVWDSAGSITEEMMGHLFEPFFTTRDGGTGLGLSTAHSIIRAHGGTIRVRSAPSEGTEFVVGLPL, translated from the coding sequence GTGCGCGCGGACGCCGCCGAGCGTCTGCGCGTGCGTCTGGTCTGGTTGGTGTTGTTCCGCACGGTGGCGGCGAGCCTGTCGCTCGTCATCACCGTGGGTCGCCTGTTGCTGCAGCCCTTCGAGGAGCCGAGCCAGGCGGACTCGCTCTCGTTGGGCGTCATCATCGCCGCGTACGTCTCCACGGTGGTGGTGGGGATTCGGCTCCGGCGCGGCAAGGCCGGGCGGCTGGATGCCTGGGTGCAAGTGGTGGGTGACGTCGTCATCGCCACGGGCCTGGTGTACCTGAGCGGTGGGGCTGACTCTCCGCTGACGTTCCTCTACAGCCTGGCCGTCATTGGCGCCGCCGTGGTGTTGGACGGGCGGGGTGCGCTCTGGGTGGCGGCGTCGGGCGCGGTGGCGTTCTCCGGGCTCGTGGTGGTGCTGCGGCTGTCGAGCGATGCACCCTTGGGGCCGGTGCTCTCCAGCCGAGGCCTCTTCGTGCTGGGCAGCAACCTGCTGGCGCTCGCGCTCATCGCGGTGCTCGCGGGCTACCTGGCGCGGCAGCTCTCCGCGACGGGTGGCGCGTTGTCCGCGCGCGAGGAGGACCTGCGCAGGCTGGGAGGGCTCCAGCAGCAGATTCTCTCGTCGATGCCCTCGGGCCTCATCACCTGTGATGCCCAGCGGCGCGTCACCTACGTCAACACCGCCGCGCGAGCCATCCTCCACGTCGAGGATGGGCGTCACGCGGGGCAACCGCTGGAGACCCTCCTCCCCGGGGTCTCCGTGCTCGCGCCGCGCTCTTCGCGAGGCGAGCTGGTGGTGAGCACGAATCATGGACAGCGGCGCATCCTCGGCTTGTCGGTGACGCCGCTGGAGGGAGAGCCGGGGGCACTGCTCATCGTCTTCCAGGACTTGACCGAGCTGCGTCGGATGGAGGAGGACCTCAAGCGCTCGGACAGGCTCGCGAGCCTGGGGGCGCTCTCCGCGCAGCTCGCGCATGAGCTGCGCAATCCGCTCGCGGCGATGCGAGGCTCCGCGCAGCTCCTGGCGCAGGAGCGCGCGACGGACGTGGTGTCCCTCAAGCTCACCAACATCCTGGTGCGCGAGTCGGACCGGCTGGCGCGGCTGGTGGATGACTTCCTGCGCTTCGCCCGTCCGCCGGAGCCGATGCGCCGGGAGGTCCACCTGGATGCGCTGCTGACGGAGACGGTGGACATGCTGCGCGCGGACCCGCTGGCGCGGGACGTGCGGGTGGAGGTGTCCGCGCAGGAGCGGCTGATGGCGGCGGTGGACCCGGACCAGCTGCGTCAGGTGCTCATCAACCTGGTGCGCAACGGCTTCCAGGCCGCGGGCCCCAAGGGCGAGGTGAGGGTGGGGCTGGCTCGAGGAGAGAAGGAAGCCCAGATTCGCGTGTGGGACTCGGCGGGCAGCATCACCGAGGAGATGATGGGGCACCTGTTCGAGCCCTTCTTCACCACGCGGGACGGAGGCACGGGGTTGGGGTTGTCCACCGCGCACTCCATCATCCGGGCGCATGGCGGTACCATCCGGGTACGCTCGGCGCCGTCCGAGGGAACGGAGTTCGTCGTGGGGTTGCCGCTGTGA